A stretch of Oncorhynchus mykiss isolate Arlee chromosome 26, USDA_OmykA_1.1, whole genome shotgun sequence DNA encodes these proteins:
- the LOC110506405 gene encoding B-cadherin, whose protein sequence is MGAFWFVELGVLTLFLQAFNPGSSEESKCLPGFNSEMYIFKVERNHLQSGRRLGKVVFDDCTSRTSFLFHSEDSRFKVDGDGTLKLKRGLTLHNGHKEFYVSTQSMGKKIKVPVRVLHEARHGHHHHHEMTTQPQPGSSLSLPVLNFPKSSGGLKRRKRDWVIPPINFPENGRGPFPEHMVQIRSNNDKEVKILYSITGPGADQPPVGLFTVDKNSGFLYVTQPLDRERKDKYILLAHAVAVGAGTAEAPMEIIVKVIDMNDNKPAFTQDPFMGTVPEASKAGDEVMQVTATDADEEGSANSDVRYTILSQEPPLPSPNMFVINPVTGMIRVNAPGLDRENILKYTLQIQAADMEGNGLTSFGKAIITVTDSNDNAPQFVTPSYTVSVPENKVDALVVKMPVTDGDDPHSSAWATTFKIVDGDPQGLFNVSTGPSKLEGIITTAKPLDFEKNNKYTLLVTVQNEVPFAVPLPTSTATVIVNVEDVNEAPVFSPVEKMIKKPEDLPIDSDLVLYTATDPDTARNQKVTYKIRNDLAGWLSIDKDTGMIKVKSPMDRESTFVQDNKYSVVVLGTDNDEIPATGTGTLIIELEDVNDNPPTIDERMIKVCNKESTPQLLSITDKDGAGFAAPYTVQLQGSSLSNWTARMNDTKTGIILTLKTMLDSGDYTVVLRVSDIQGLHQESTIQASVCDCKGADVQCTDKAVAGFGLSSILGILGAILLLLLLSLLLLMFLRKRGGEKKEPLLQEDDVRDNIYYYDEEGGGEDDQDFDLSVLHRGLDNRPDVFRNDIAPTMARPEYRPRPANPADIGNFIDDNLKAADNDPTAPPYDSLLVFDYEGGGSEAGSLSSLNSSSSGDDQDYDLLQQWGPRFKKLSDMYGGGED, encoded by the exons ATGGGTGCCTTTTGGTTCGTGGAGTTGGGGGTATTAACATTGTTTCTCCAG GCATTCAATCCAGGGTCGTCGGAGGAGTCAAAATGTCTACCGGGTTTCAATTCAGAAATGTACATTTTCAAAGTAGAAAGAAATCACTTACAAAGTGGCCGGAGACTAGGAAAAG TGGTTTTTGATGACTGCACCAGCCGCACCAGCTTTCTCTTTCACTCCGAGGATTCACGCTTCAAAGTAGATGGCGACGGGACGCTGAAACTGAAGAGGGGGCTGACTCTGCATAATGGACATAAGGAGTTCTATGTCTCTACCCAGTCCATGGGCAAGAAGATCAAGGTTCCAGTCAGAGTGCTGCATGAGGCCAGACACggccaccaccatcaccatgagATGACCACCCAGCCCCAG CCCGGGTCAAGTCTGTCTCTACCTGTTCTGAACTTCCCCAAGTCTTCAGGAGGTCTGAAAAGAAGGAAGAGGGACTGGGTCATTCCTCCCATCAACTTCCCAGAGAATGGCAGAGGCCCCTTCCCAGAACATATGGTGCAG ATCAGGTCCAACAATGATAAAGAGGTGAAGATCCTGTACAGCatcactggtcctggggctgaccAACCTCCTGTGGGACTCTTCACTGTGGACAAAAACTCGGGGTTTCTCTATGTGACCCAGCCTTTGGACAGGGAGAGAAAAGACAAATACATT CTCCTAGCCCATGCTGTTGCAGTGGGTGCAGGTACGGCTGAGGCACCCATGGAGATCATTGTGAAAGTCATCGATATGAATGACAACAAACCTGCATTTACCCAAGATCCATTTATGGGAACAGTTCCTGAAGCATCAAAAGCAG GTGATGAGGTCATGCAAGTAACGGCCACTGATGCTGATGAGGAGGGCTCTGCCAATTCTGATGTCAGATACACCATTCTCAGTCAGGAGCCTCCACTACCAAGCCCTAACATGTTTGTCATCAACCCTGTGACCGGAATGATTCGGGTTAATGCACCTGGGTTGGACAGAGAG AATATTCTTAAGTATACTTTGCAAATCCAAGCTGCCGATATGGAGGGAAATGGCCTTACCAGCTTTGGCAAAGCCATCATTACAGTAACGGACAGCAATGACAATGCGCCACAGTTTGTGACGCCTTCG TACACCGTGTCAGTCCCAGAGAATAAAGTGGATGCCTTGGTGGTGAAAATGCCAGTGACTGATGGGGATGATCCTCACTCCTCTGCCTGGGCCACCACCTTCAAGATAGTTGACGGGGACCCTCAAGGCCTTTTCAATGTGAGCACAGGCCCTAGCAAGCTGGAAGGCATCATCACGACAGCGAAG CCGCTTGACTTTGAGAAGAACAACAAGTACACTCTGCTGGTCACTGTGCAGAATGAAGTCCCATTTGCCGTCCCCCTGCCCACCTCCACTGCTACTGTTATAGTGAATGTGGAGGATGTGAATGAAGCTCCAGTCTTCAGTCCAGTGGAGAAGATGATCAAAAAACCTGAGGACCTCCCTATTGACAGTGACCTGGTTCTGTACACCGCCACAGACCCAGACACTGCAAGGAATCAGAAAGTCAC ATACAAGATACGCAATGATCTTGCTGGATGGCTCAGTATCGACAAAGACACTGGGATGATCAAAGTCAAGAGCCCCATGGACAGAGAATCCACTTTTGTCCAAGACAACAAATACTCTGTTGTTGTTCTGGGCACTGACAACG ATGAAATCCCAGCAACTGGCACTGGCACCCTTATcatagagctggaggatgtgaATGACAACCCTCCAACCATCGACGAGAGGATGATTAAGGTCTGCAACAAGGAGTCCACCCCACAGCTGCTGTCAATCACTGATAAAGACGGAGCAGGCTTCGCTGCTCCATACACAGTACAGCTTCAGGGGTCGTCCCTTTCGAACTGGACTGCCAGAATGAATGACACAA AAACGGGCATTATCCTGACACTGAAGACTATGTTGGACAGTGGAGATTACACGGTTGTCCTGAGAGTGTCTGACATCCAGGGCCTGCACCAGGAGAGCACCATCCAGGCCTCTGTGTGTGACTGCAAAGGAGCTGATGTCCAGTGCACCGATAAAGCTGTAGCAGGCTTCGGCCTCTCTAGCATTCTGGGAATTCTAGGAGCCATTTTACTACTCCTAT TGTTGTCTCTTCTGCTGCTCATGTTCCTGAGGAAGAGAGGTGGTGAGAAGAAGGAGCCTCTGCTGCAGGAGGACGATGTCAGGGACAACATCTACTACTACGACGAGGAGGGAGGTGGCGAGGATGACCAG GATTTCGACTTGAGTGTTCTGCACAGAGGTCTGGATAACCGTCCTGATGTTTTCCGTAATGACATCGCTCCAACCATGGCCCGGCCAGAGTATCGCCCACGACCCGCCAACCCAGCCGACATTGGCAACTTCATTGATGAT AACCTGAAGGCAGCTGACAACGACCCCACTGCTCCTCCCTACGACTCCCTCCTGGTGTTTGACTATGAAGGAGGTGGCTCTGAGGCCGGCTCCCTCAGCTCCCTCAACTCCTCCAGCTCAGGAGACGACCAGGACTACGACCTCCTTCAACAGTGGGGCCCGCGCTTCAAAAAGCTGTCTGACATGtacggaggaggagaggattga
- the LOC110506406 gene encoding zinc finger protein SNAI2-like yields the protein MIKMPRSFLVKKHLTNKKPNYGILDSKADDLYTSLVQPEVACYIPSTPQPLEGWLPGPSLIPTPASMHFPQVDRLPSRDTSLSLHSSTQDILYPLSVSHNNLLRDSHSGLEPLGTMEPQTFLLSQDFRHLEERGSMPNPLMGLVHSSVSQERFECFDCHKAYFTFSGLAKHRQLHCEWQCHKYFSCKYCDKEYVSLGALKMHIRTHTLPCVCKLCGKAFSRPWLLQGHIRTHTGEKPFSCPHCSRAFADRSNLRAHLQTHSDIKKYQCKSCSKTFSRISLLSKHEESGCCPQS from the exons ATGATAAAGATGCCAAGGTCGTTTCTGGTGAAGAAACATCTCACAAATAAGAAGCCAAACTATGGAATTCTGGATTCAAAAGCAGACG ATCTCTACACCAGCCTGGTCCAGCCTGAGGTAGCCTGTTACATCCCCAGCACTCCTCAGCCACTGGAGGGTTGGCTGCCAGGGCCAAGTCTCATCCCCACACCAGCCTCCATGCACTTTCCACAGGTAGACAGGCTGCCTTCAAGGGACACCAGCTTGTCACTGCATAGCTCAACACAGGACATCCTCTACCCCCTGTCAGTGTCTCACAACAATCTGCTAAGAGACTCACACTCCGGACTTGAGCCCCTGGGAACCATGGAACCCCAGACCTTCCTGCTCTCACAGGACTTCAGACACCTGGAGGAGAGGGGCAGCATGCCTAATCCCCTCATGGGCCTTGTTCACTCTAGTGTTAGTCAGGAGCGCTTTGAATGCTTCGACTGCCACAAAGCCTACTTCACCTTCTCTGGGCTGGCCAAGCACAGGCAGTTGCACTGTGAGTGGCAGTGTCACAAGTACTTCAGCTGCAAGTACTGTGACAAGGAGTACGTGAGTCTGGGAGCTCTGAAGATGCACATccgaacacacacactgccctgcgTCTGCAAGCTCTGTGGGAAGGCCTTCTCCAGGCCTTGGCTGCTCCAGGGACACATTCGCACACATACAG GTGAGAAGCCCTTCTCCTGCCCACACTGCAGTCGGGCGTTTGCTGACCGCTCCAACCTCCGAGCACACCTGCAGACACACTCTGACATCAAGAAATACCAGTGCAAGAGCTGCTCCAAAACCTTCTCCAGGATATCTCTGCTCTCCAAGCATGAAGAGTCTGGCTGCTGCCCACAGTCCTGA